In Kordiimonas sp. SCSIO 12610, the sequence TACAATTCGGTGGGCGCATGCCCTGATCATACATAGTATATGCAGAGAGTATTAACGCTCTTTTACTGTGCATTAAAGGATTGATCAATGACGGTTTGTGATTTGCTCTAGGATACTAATCACGGTGATAGGGATGGCCTGCCAGTATAGACCAGGAACGGTATATCTGTTCCCCCAGCATTGCGCGAACCATCATATGCGGCCATGTCAGGGTACCAAAGGCGAGTTTCAGGTCTGCACGGTTCAGGACAGATTGATCAAGGCCGTCAGCGCCGCCAATAATGAAAGCGACCGTGTTGATACCAGTCATTTGCCAGTCATCGATTTTTGCGGCAAGTGCGCGCGACGTCAGTCCTTTACCGCGTTCGTCCAGAACCACAAGCGAGGCACCATCCGGTACAGCCGCGAGCAAACTTTCTGCTTCCCGGGCTTTACGCTCGGATGTGTTAGCGCTTTGCTTTTTTATTTCGATTTCTTTGACCGATGTTTTCCACGGCAAGCGTTTGATATAGGCATCGAGCAAGTCTTGCTCTGGCCCGCGTTGCATACGGCCAATAGCTATAATATTGATATTCACTTGCGTGTTACACCCAGTATTCCGGGTGCACCCCTTCAAGCTGAGCGTAACCTGAAAATCAATTCAGTGCTTCAGGTTCTTCAATATCGGTTGTCCATAATTTGTCCAGATTATAGAAGCTTCGAACTTCTGGTCTGAAGATGTGAACAATGATATCGCCAGCATCAATTAATACCCAATCAGCTTGTTCAAGGCCTTGAACAGAAGCACCTTTGAAGCCGGTTTCCTTAATCGCTTTCAGTGCGTAATCAGCAAGGGCTGCAACCTGACGCTGCGAGCGACCATTTGCAATGACCATATGGTCTGCAATCGATGATTTTCCTGAAAGGTCGATGGATACGATGTCTTCTGCCTTGTTGTCGTCAAGGCTGTTGACAATTGCTTCTAGAAGGTCCTGTGGCAATATAGCCGATACAGGGTCAGTGACGCTGTGCGTCTCCGATGAAATTTGCAACTAGGTCTCCTTTGCGTTTGTTGCTTTGGCCTTTTTAGCTTTCTTCGCTAATTTCTCGGCACGTATCTCGGTAGCATTAGCAGGATGCCGGGGAATTGTTACAAATGTCCATGCAGGCCTGCCGGAATTGAAAATATTTTTTGCGGCGACGCGATTTTTTGAATATCGCAGGCAAAATTTACTCTTCAATCCTGTCCAACCATACCCCGGGCGGTCAAAAATCGCAATGGGAATAGCTTCAGCAATTTGTGACCAGCGTTCCCAAGTGTGAAATGTTGCTAAATTATCAGCCCCCATAATCCAGACAAAATCGGTATTTGGCATACCTCTTTGAAGGGATGTAATTGTGTCTGCACTATAGCGTGTGCCTAGTTTTTTCTCGATTTTACTAACATGCATCTTCGCATTGGTTTCGGTATTTCTGCGGGCGCGTTTCATCCGTTTCTTAAGAGATGCCATTTGCATCCCTTCTTTTTGCGGATTGCCCGGACTGACAAGAAACCAAAGCGAATCGATAGGAAGATGTTTCAGCGCATGTTCGGCGACGTGCATGTGTCCTTCATGAAAAGGGTTGAAACTGCCACCATAAAGTCCAATGCGTTGCCGGCGCCATTTGGCGGCAACCTTCTGCGTTGCAAATGATGGCTTTGGAACCTTCATGGGCGTGTTTGCCCTGTGCCGCGCACCTGGTATTTGAAGCTGGTTAATTGTTCCAGGCCAACAGGGCCGCGGGCGTGGATGCGACCTGTTGCTATGCCTATTTCTGCACCCATGCCGAATTCGCCACCATCAGCAAATTGAGTGGATGCATTGTGCATGACAATCGCACTATCAACTTCCCTGAGGAACCGTTCAGCAACGGAATTGTCTTCAGCAATGATCGTTTCCGTGTGGCCAGAGGAATAGGCCGCGATGTGGCTGAGGGCGCCATCAATGCCGTTTACCGTTTTTACTGATAAAATGGGGGCTAGATATTCAGTGTGCCAATCTGCATCTTGGGCCGGGTTTATTCTGCTATCCAATTGCTGGACGTTAGCGTCGCCTCTGAGCTCACAGCCACTTGTCAGTAACTGATCCAGCGTATTCTTGATAAAAGGAATCGCGGAATTATCAACCAATAGTGTTTCCGCTGCGCCGCAAATACCTGTACGGCGCATTTTGGCATTCAATGTTACATCGAGCGCTTTCTGCGCGTCTGCTGACCCATCGACATAGACATGGCATATGCCTTCAAGGTGCGCAAAAACAGGAACGCGACTTTCGTTTTGAACCCGCTCTACAAGCGACTTACCGCCCCTTGGCACGATAATATCAATGGCACCGTTCATCCCCAGCATTTCGCCAACAGCAGCGCGGTCACGCGTGGGCACGAGTTGAACGGCGTTTTCATCAAGCCCTGCTTTTTTAAGGCCATATTGAAGGGCGCCGTGAATGGCTATACTGGAATGTAAGCTATCACTACCGCCGCGCAAAATGGCTGCATTGCTGGACTTGAGGCATAAGGCACCGGCGTCGGCTGTTACATTAGGGCGGCTTTCATAAATGATGCCAATAACGCCTAACGGTACGCGAACCCGTGATATATGCAAGCCATTTGGCCGGTCCCAATCAGTGATTACGGTTCCAATTGGATCGTCAAGTTTGCTAATGGCATGGACAGCGTCTGCGATGGCTTCGATGCGCACTGGGTCTAATTTAAGACGGTCCAGCATGGCGTCACTTAGGGCTTTTTCTGTGCCAAAAGCCGTATCTTTCGCATTCGCTTCTAGGATAAGGTCGATATGACTACGTAGATAGTCTTCTGTATGTAAAAGAGCATCATTCTTTTGCGTGCTCGGCGCAAGCGCAAGCGCCCTTGAGGCTTCTTTTGCATTAGTGCCGATTTTTTGCATTAAAGCTTTGATGCTTGTTTCATTTTGCACGATGGTTTCTCATAAATAGTTAGCAAGTTACAGAAGAATAAGGT encodes:
- the rlmH gene encoding 23S rRNA (pseudouridine(1915)-N(3))-methyltransferase RlmH, which produces MNINIIAIGRMQRGPEQDLLDAYIKRLPWKTSVKEIEIKKQSANTSERKAREAESLLAAVPDGASLVVLDERGKGLTSRALAAKIDDWQMTGINTVAFIIGGADGLDQSVLNRADLKLAFGTLTWPHMMVRAMLGEQIYRSWSILAGHPYHRD
- the rsfS gene encoding ribosome silencing factor, with the translated sequence MQISSETHSVTDPVSAILPQDLLEAIVNSLDDNKAEDIVSIDLSGKSSIADHMVIANGRSQRQVAALADYALKAIKETGFKGASVQGLEQADWVLIDAGDIIVHIFRPEVRSFYNLDKLWTTDIEEPEALN
- the nadD gene encoding nicotinate (nicotinamide) nucleotide adenylyltransferase, whose amino-acid sequence is MKVPKPSFATQKVAAKWRRQRIGLYGGSFNPFHEGHMHVAEHALKHLPIDSLWFLVSPGNPQKEGMQMASLKKRMKRARRNTETNAKMHVSKIEKKLGTRYSADTITSLQRGMPNTDFVWIMGADNLATFHTWERWSQIAEAIPIAIFDRPGYGWTGLKSKFCLRYSKNRVAAKNIFNSGRPAWTFVTIPRHPANATEIRAEKLAKKAKKAKATNAKET
- a CDS encoding glutamate-5-semialdehyde dehydrogenase; amino-acid sequence: MQKIGTNAKEASRALALAPSTQKNDALLHTEDYLRSHIDLILEANAKDTAFGTEKALSDAMLDRLKLDPVRIEAIADAVHAISKLDDPIGTVITDWDRPNGLHISRVRVPLGVIGIIYESRPNVTADAGALCLKSSNAAILRGGSDSLHSSIAIHGALQYGLKKAGLDENAVQLVPTRDRAAVGEMLGMNGAIDIIVPRGGKSLVERVQNESRVPVFAHLEGICHVYVDGSADAQKALDVTLNAKMRRTGICGAAETLLVDNSAIPFIKNTLDQLLTSGCELRGDANVQQLDSRINPAQDADWHTEYLAPILSVKTVNGIDGALSHIAAYSSGHTETIIAEDNSVAERFLREVDSAIVMHNASTQFADGGEFGMGAEIGIATGRIHARGPVGLEQLTSFKYQVRGTGQTRP